The Corvus moneduloides isolate bCorMon1 chromosome 18, bCorMon1.pri, whole genome shotgun sequence genome window below encodes:
- the GIT2 gene encoding ARF GTPase-activating protein GIT2 isoform X2 — protein sequence MRGAGPGLAGPVTGPAAAAAAGPAMAKRLRSSEVCADCSAQDPCWASINRGILICDECCSVHRSLGRHISQVRHLKHTPWPPTLLQMVETLYNNGANSIWEHSLLDPASVMSGRRKASPQDKVHPNKAEFIRAKYQMLAFVHRLPCREDDSVTAKDLSKQLHSSVRTGNLETCLRLLSLGAQANFFHPEKGNTPLHVAAKAGQTLQAELLAVYGADPGTQDSNGKTPVDYARQGGHHELAERLVEIQYELTDRLAFYLCGRKPEHKNGQHFVIPQMADRRLLDVSELAKAAKKKLQSLSNHLFEELAMDVYDEVDRRETDAVWLATQNHSTLVTETTVVPFLPVNPEYSSTRNQGRQKLARFNAHEFATLVIDILSDAKRRQQGNSLTGSKENVELILKSISNQHSSESQDNDQPDYDSVASDEDIDLETNAAKSNRQKSLDSDLSDGPVTAQEYMQVKNALVASEVKIQQLMKVNINLSDELRIMQKKLQTLQSENTTLRRQATTNIYQVQSGSEYPDPSSNSSLKRRPSARGSRPMSMYETGSGQKPYLPMGEVTYPEENITRLQPFPPHIGRSAFVTSSSSLPSFPSTLSWSRDESTRRASKLEKQSSVSESDYDNPTTPVELEEPGSGRKGRQRSVVWQGEGSIPEDTDSAPSTSLPSTEDVIRKTEQITKNIQELLRAAQENKHDSYIPCSERIHVAVTEMAALFPKKPKSELVRTSLRLLTSSAYRLQSECRKALPAEPSPAPDIQLVTQQVIQCAYDIAKAAKQLVTITTKENNN from the exons ATgcgcggggccggcccggggctggcggggccCGTTaccggccccgctgccgccgctgccgccggtCCCGCGATGGCGAAGCGCCTGAGGAGCAGCGAGGTCTGCGCCGACTGCAGCGCTCAGG ATCCTTGCTGGGCATCCATAAACAGGGGGATCCTGATCTGTGACGAGTGCTGCAGTGTGCACAGGAGCCTGGGCCGTCACATCTCCCAAGTGAGGCATCTCAAACACACCCCGTGGCCTCCAACACTGCTGCAG ATGGTGGAAACGCTGTACAACAATGGTGCTAATTCCATCTGGGAACACTCCCTGCTGGACCCTGCCTCCGTGATGAGCGGGCGGCGCAAGGCCAGCCCGCAGGATAAAGTGCA TCCCAACAAAGCAGAGTTCATCAGAGCTAAATATCAAATGTTAGCATTTGTGCATCGCCTGCCGTGCCGGGAGGACGACAGTGTCACTGCCAAGGATCTCAGCAAG cAACTCCATTCCAGTGTGAGGACAGGGAATCTGGAGACCTGTTTGCGACTGCTCTCCTTAGGAGCTCAAGCCAACTTCTTTCATCCT gagaaaggaaacacCCCGCTCCACGTTGCTGCAAAGGCAGGACAGACTTTGCAAGCAGAACTGTTGGCAGTTTATGGTGCTGATCCTGGCACACAAGATTCCAATGGGAAAACTCCAGTTGACTATGCAAG GCAAGGGGGGCACCACGAGCTGGCAGAGCGGCTGGTGGAGATCCAGTACGAGCTCACAGACAGGTTGGCTTTCTACCTCTGTGGCAGGAAACCAG AGCACAAAAATGGGCAGCACTTTGTTATACCTCAGATGGCAGACAG ACGGCT TCTGGATGTATCAGAACTGGCAAAAGCAGCCAAGAAGAAGCTTCAGTCT CTAAGCAACCACTTATTTGAAGAACTTGCCATGGATGTGTATGATGAAGTTGACAGAAGGGAAACAGATGCAG TTTGGCTTGCTACTCAGAACCACAGTACACTCGTGACAGAGACCACAGTGgtcccttttcttcctgtaaatCCTGAGTATTCTTCAACCAGGAATCAG GGAAGGCAGAAACTGGCTCGATTTAATGCCCACGAGTTTGCTACTCTGGTTATAGACATTTTAAGTGATGCCAAACGAAGACAACAGGGGAATTCTCTCACTGGTTCTAAAG AGAATGTGGAGCTGATACTCAAATCCATCAGCAATCAGCACAGCAGTGAAAGTCAGGACAATGACCAGCCTGATTACGACAGTGTTGCTTCAGATGAAGATATAGATCTGGAAACAAATGCAGCTAAATCAAACAGGCAGAAG AGCTTGGATTCAGACTTGTCAGATGGACCAGTGACAGCCCAGGAATATATGCAGGTTAAAAATGCCTTGGTGGCTTCTGAGGTGAAGATTCAGCAGTTAATGAAAGTGAACATCAACCTGAGTGATGAGCTAAGGATTATGCAGAAAAAG ctccAAACGCTACAGAGTGAAAATACCACCCTCAGAAGACAGGCCACAACCAATATCTATCAGGTGCAAAGTGGTTCTGAGTACCCAGACCCCAGCAGCAATTCCTCCCTAAAGCGGCGCCCGTCGGCCCGGGGCAGCAGGCCCATGTCCATGTACGAGACTGGCTCAGGGCAGAAGCCCTACCTGCCCATGGGGGAGGTCACCTACCCAGAAGAAAACATCACCAGgctgcagcccttccctccACAC ATCGGGAGGAGTGCGTTTGTGACCTCCTCTTCATCTCtaccttccttcccctccacgCTTTCCTGGTCGAGGGATGAGAGCACACGAAGG GCCTCGAAGCTggagaagcagagcagtgtgTCTGAGAGCGACTATGACAACCCCACCACCCctgtggagctggaggagccgGG GTCGGGCAGGAAGGGGCGGCAGCGCAGTGTCGTTTGGCAGGGTGAAGGGTCCATCCCTGAAGACACAGACTCAGCCCCCAGCACCAGTTTGCCCAGTACAGAAGATGTGATTCGGAAAACTGAGCAGATCACCAAGAacatccaggagctgctgcgAGCGGCACAAGAGAACAAACATGACAG TTATATACCGTGCTCCGAGAGAATACATGTGGCAGTGACAGAAATGGCAGCCTTGTTCCCAAAA aagCCCAAGTCAGAGCTGGTGAGGACTTCCCTGCGCCTGCTGACATCCAGTGCCTACAGACTGCAGTCAGAGTGCAGGAAAGCGCTGCCCGCGGAGCCCAGCCCCGCGCCCGACATCCAGCTGGTGACACAGCAGGTCATCCAGTGCGCCTACGACATCGCCAAGGCTGCCAAGCAGCTGGTCACCATCACAACCAAAGAGAACAACAACTGA
- the GIT2 gene encoding ARF GTPase-activating protein GIT2 isoform X6 gives MRGAGPGLAGPVTGPAAAAAAGPAMAKRLRSSEVCADCSAQDPCWASINRGILICDECCSVHRSLGRHISQVRHLKHTPWPPTLLQMVETLYNNGANSIWEHSLLDPASVMSGRRKASPQDKVHPNKAEFIRAKYQMLAFVHRLPCREDDSVTAKDLSKQLHSSVRTGNLETCLRLLSLGAQANFFHPEKGNTPLHVAAKAGQTLQAELLAVYGADPGTQDSNGKTPVDYARQGGHHELAERLVEIQYELTDRLAFYLCGRKPEHKNGQHFVIPQMADSSLDVSELAKAAKKKLQSLSNHLFEELAMDVYDEVDRRETDAVWLATQNHSTLVTETTVVPFLPVNPEYSSTRNQGRQKLARFNAHEFATLVIDILSDAKRRQQGNSLTGSKENVELILKSISNQHSSESQDNDQPDYDSVASDEDIDLETNAAKSNRQKSLDSDLSDGPVTAQEYMQVKNALVASEVKIQQLMKVNINLSDELRIMQKKLQTLQSENTTLRRQATTNIYQVQSGSEYPDPSSNSSLKRRPSARGSRPMSMYETGSGQKPYLPMGEVTYPEENITRLQPFPPHASKLEKQSSVSESDYDNPTTPVELEEPGSGRKGRQRSVVWQGEGSIPEDTDSAPSTSLPSTEDVIRKTEQITKNIQELLRAAQENKHDSYIPCSERIHVAVTEMAALFPKKPKSELVRTSLRLLTSSAYRLQSECRKALPAEPSPAPDIQLVTQQVIQCAYDIAKAAKQLVTITTKENNN, from the exons ATgcgcggggccggcccggggctggcggggccCGTTaccggccccgctgccgccgctgccgccggtCCCGCGATGGCGAAGCGCCTGAGGAGCAGCGAGGTCTGCGCCGACTGCAGCGCTCAGG ATCCTTGCTGGGCATCCATAAACAGGGGGATCCTGATCTGTGACGAGTGCTGCAGTGTGCACAGGAGCCTGGGCCGTCACATCTCCCAAGTGAGGCATCTCAAACACACCCCGTGGCCTCCAACACTGCTGCAG ATGGTGGAAACGCTGTACAACAATGGTGCTAATTCCATCTGGGAACACTCCCTGCTGGACCCTGCCTCCGTGATGAGCGGGCGGCGCAAGGCCAGCCCGCAGGATAAAGTGCA TCCCAACAAAGCAGAGTTCATCAGAGCTAAATATCAAATGTTAGCATTTGTGCATCGCCTGCCGTGCCGGGAGGACGACAGTGTCACTGCCAAGGATCTCAGCAAG cAACTCCATTCCAGTGTGAGGACAGGGAATCTGGAGACCTGTTTGCGACTGCTCTCCTTAGGAGCTCAAGCCAACTTCTTTCATCCT gagaaaggaaacacCCCGCTCCACGTTGCTGCAAAGGCAGGACAGACTTTGCAAGCAGAACTGTTGGCAGTTTATGGTGCTGATCCTGGCACACAAGATTCCAATGGGAAAACTCCAGTTGACTATGCAAG GCAAGGGGGGCACCACGAGCTGGCAGAGCGGCTGGTGGAGATCCAGTACGAGCTCACAGACAGGTTGGCTTTCTACCTCTGTGGCAGGAAACCAG AGCACAAAAATGGGCAGCACTTTGTTATACCTCAGATGGCAGACAG CAGTCTGGATGTATCAGAACTGGCAAAAGCAGCCAAGAAGAAGCTTCAGTCT CTAAGCAACCACTTATTTGAAGAACTTGCCATGGATGTGTATGATGAAGTTGACAGAAGGGAAACAGATGCAG TTTGGCTTGCTACTCAGAACCACAGTACACTCGTGACAGAGACCACAGTGgtcccttttcttcctgtaaatCCTGAGTATTCTTCAACCAGGAATCAG GGAAGGCAGAAACTGGCTCGATTTAATGCCCACGAGTTTGCTACTCTGGTTATAGACATTTTAAGTGATGCCAAACGAAGACAACAGGGGAATTCTCTCACTGGTTCTAAAG AGAATGTGGAGCTGATACTCAAATCCATCAGCAATCAGCACAGCAGTGAAAGTCAGGACAATGACCAGCCTGATTACGACAGTGTTGCTTCAGATGAAGATATAGATCTGGAAACAAATGCAGCTAAATCAAACAGGCAGAAG AGCTTGGATTCAGACTTGTCAGATGGACCAGTGACAGCCCAGGAATATATGCAGGTTAAAAATGCCTTGGTGGCTTCTGAGGTGAAGATTCAGCAGTTAATGAAAGTGAACATCAACCTGAGTGATGAGCTAAGGATTATGCAGAAAAAG ctccAAACGCTACAGAGTGAAAATACCACCCTCAGAAGACAGGCCACAACCAATATCTATCAGGTGCAAAGTGGTTCTGAGTACCCAGACCCCAGCAGCAATTCCTCCCTAAAGCGGCGCCCGTCGGCCCGGGGCAGCAGGCCCATGTCCATGTACGAGACTGGCTCAGGGCAGAAGCCCTACCTGCCCATGGGGGAGGTCACCTACCCAGAAGAAAACATCACCAGgctgcagcccttccctccACAC GCCTCGAAGCTggagaagcagagcagtgtgTCTGAGAGCGACTATGACAACCCCACCACCCctgtggagctggaggagccgGG GTCGGGCAGGAAGGGGCGGCAGCGCAGTGTCGTTTGGCAGGGTGAAGGGTCCATCCCTGAAGACACAGACTCAGCCCCCAGCACCAGTTTGCCCAGTACAGAAGATGTGATTCGGAAAACTGAGCAGATCACCAAGAacatccaggagctgctgcgAGCGGCACAAGAGAACAAACATGACAG TTATATACCGTGCTCCGAGAGAATACATGTGGCAGTGACAGAAATGGCAGCCTTGTTCCCAAAA aagCCCAAGTCAGAGCTGGTGAGGACTTCCCTGCGCCTGCTGACATCCAGTGCCTACAGACTGCAGTCAGAGTGCAGGAAAGCGCTGCCCGCGGAGCCCAGCCCCGCGCCCGACATCCAGCTGGTGACACAGCAGGTCATCCAGTGCGCCTACGACATCGCCAAGGCTGCCAAGCAGCTGGTCACCATCACAACCAAAGAGAACAACAACTGA
- the GIT2 gene encoding ARF GTPase-activating protein GIT2 isoform X1, with translation MRGAGPGLAGPVTGPAAAAAAGPAMAKRLRSSEVCADCSAQDPCWASINRGILICDECCSVHRSLGRHISQVRHLKHTPWPPTLLQMVETLYNNGANSIWEHSLLDPASVMSGRRKASPQDKVHPNKAEFIRAKYQMLAFVHRLPCREDDSVTAKDLSKQLHSSVRTGNLETCLRLLSLGAQANFFHPEKGNTPLHVAAKAGQTLQAELLAVYGADPGTQDSNGKTPVDYARQGGHHELAERLVEIQYELTDRLAFYLCGRKPEHKNGQHFVIPQMADRRLSLDVSELAKAAKKKLQSLSNHLFEELAMDVYDEVDRRETDAVWLATQNHSTLVTETTVVPFLPVNPEYSSTRNQGRQKLARFNAHEFATLVIDILSDAKRRQQGNSLTGSKENVELILKSISNQHSSESQDNDQPDYDSVASDEDIDLETNAAKSNRQKSLDSDLSDGPVTAQEYMQVKNALVASEVKIQQLMKVNINLSDELRIMQKKLQTLQSENTTLRRQATTNIYQVQSGSEYPDPSSNSSLKRRPSARGSRPMSMYETGSGQKPYLPMGEVTYPEENITRLQPFPPHIGRSAFVTSSSSLPSFPSTLSWSRDESTRRASKLEKQSSVSESDYDNPTTPVELEEPGSGRKGRQRSVVWQGEGSIPEDTDSAPSTSLPSTEDVIRKTEQITKNIQELLRAAQENKHDSYIPCSERIHVAVTEMAALFPKKPKSELVRTSLRLLTSSAYRLQSECRKALPAEPSPAPDIQLVTQQVIQCAYDIAKAAKQLVTITTKENNN, from the exons ATgcgcggggccggcccggggctggcggggccCGTTaccggccccgctgccgccgctgccgccggtCCCGCGATGGCGAAGCGCCTGAGGAGCAGCGAGGTCTGCGCCGACTGCAGCGCTCAGG ATCCTTGCTGGGCATCCATAAACAGGGGGATCCTGATCTGTGACGAGTGCTGCAGTGTGCACAGGAGCCTGGGCCGTCACATCTCCCAAGTGAGGCATCTCAAACACACCCCGTGGCCTCCAACACTGCTGCAG ATGGTGGAAACGCTGTACAACAATGGTGCTAATTCCATCTGGGAACACTCCCTGCTGGACCCTGCCTCCGTGATGAGCGGGCGGCGCAAGGCCAGCCCGCAGGATAAAGTGCA TCCCAACAAAGCAGAGTTCATCAGAGCTAAATATCAAATGTTAGCATTTGTGCATCGCCTGCCGTGCCGGGAGGACGACAGTGTCACTGCCAAGGATCTCAGCAAG cAACTCCATTCCAGTGTGAGGACAGGGAATCTGGAGACCTGTTTGCGACTGCTCTCCTTAGGAGCTCAAGCCAACTTCTTTCATCCT gagaaaggaaacacCCCGCTCCACGTTGCTGCAAAGGCAGGACAGACTTTGCAAGCAGAACTGTTGGCAGTTTATGGTGCTGATCCTGGCACACAAGATTCCAATGGGAAAACTCCAGTTGACTATGCAAG GCAAGGGGGGCACCACGAGCTGGCAGAGCGGCTGGTGGAGATCCAGTACGAGCTCACAGACAGGTTGGCTTTCTACCTCTGTGGCAGGAAACCAG AGCACAAAAATGGGCAGCACTTTGTTATACCTCAGATGGCAGACAG ACGGCT CAGTCTGGATGTATCAGAACTGGCAAAAGCAGCCAAGAAGAAGCTTCAGTCT CTAAGCAACCACTTATTTGAAGAACTTGCCATGGATGTGTATGATGAAGTTGACAGAAGGGAAACAGATGCAG TTTGGCTTGCTACTCAGAACCACAGTACACTCGTGACAGAGACCACAGTGgtcccttttcttcctgtaaatCCTGAGTATTCTTCAACCAGGAATCAG GGAAGGCAGAAACTGGCTCGATTTAATGCCCACGAGTTTGCTACTCTGGTTATAGACATTTTAAGTGATGCCAAACGAAGACAACAGGGGAATTCTCTCACTGGTTCTAAAG AGAATGTGGAGCTGATACTCAAATCCATCAGCAATCAGCACAGCAGTGAAAGTCAGGACAATGACCAGCCTGATTACGACAGTGTTGCTTCAGATGAAGATATAGATCTGGAAACAAATGCAGCTAAATCAAACAGGCAGAAG AGCTTGGATTCAGACTTGTCAGATGGACCAGTGACAGCCCAGGAATATATGCAGGTTAAAAATGCCTTGGTGGCTTCTGAGGTGAAGATTCAGCAGTTAATGAAAGTGAACATCAACCTGAGTGATGAGCTAAGGATTATGCAGAAAAAG ctccAAACGCTACAGAGTGAAAATACCACCCTCAGAAGACAGGCCACAACCAATATCTATCAGGTGCAAAGTGGTTCTGAGTACCCAGACCCCAGCAGCAATTCCTCCCTAAAGCGGCGCCCGTCGGCCCGGGGCAGCAGGCCCATGTCCATGTACGAGACTGGCTCAGGGCAGAAGCCCTACCTGCCCATGGGGGAGGTCACCTACCCAGAAGAAAACATCACCAGgctgcagcccttccctccACAC ATCGGGAGGAGTGCGTTTGTGACCTCCTCTTCATCTCtaccttccttcccctccacgCTTTCCTGGTCGAGGGATGAGAGCACACGAAGG GCCTCGAAGCTggagaagcagagcagtgtgTCTGAGAGCGACTATGACAACCCCACCACCCctgtggagctggaggagccgGG GTCGGGCAGGAAGGGGCGGCAGCGCAGTGTCGTTTGGCAGGGTGAAGGGTCCATCCCTGAAGACACAGACTCAGCCCCCAGCACCAGTTTGCCCAGTACAGAAGATGTGATTCGGAAAACTGAGCAGATCACCAAGAacatccaggagctgctgcgAGCGGCACAAGAGAACAAACATGACAG TTATATACCGTGCTCCGAGAGAATACATGTGGCAGTGACAGAAATGGCAGCCTTGTTCCCAAAA aagCCCAAGTCAGAGCTGGTGAGGACTTCCCTGCGCCTGCTGACATCCAGTGCCTACAGACTGCAGTCAGAGTGCAGGAAAGCGCTGCCCGCGGAGCCCAGCCCCGCGCCCGACATCCAGCTGGTGACACAGCAGGTCATCCAGTGCGCCTACGACATCGCCAAGGCTGCCAAGCAGCTGGTCACCATCACAACCAAAGAGAACAACAACTGA
- the GIT2 gene encoding ARF GTPase-activating protein GIT2 isoform X4, which yields MRGAGPGLAGPVTGPAAAAAAGPAMAKRLRSSEVCADCSAQDPCWASINRGILICDECCSVHRSLGRHISQVRHLKHTPWPPTLLQMVETLYNNGANSIWEHSLLDPASVMSGRRKASPQDKVHPNKAEFIRAKYQMLAFVHRLPCREDDSVTAKDLSKQLHSSVRTGNLETCLRLLSLGAQANFFHPEKGNTPLHVAAKAGQTLQAELLAVYGADPGTQDSNGKTPVDYARQGGHHELAERLVEIQYELTDRLAFYLCGRKPEHKNGQHFVIPQMADSLDVSELAKAAKKKLQSLSNHLFEELAMDVYDEVDRRETDAVWLATQNHSTLVTETTVVPFLPVNPEYSSTRNQGRQKLARFNAHEFATLVIDILSDAKRRQQGNSLTGSKENVELILKSISNQHSSESQDNDQPDYDSVASDEDIDLETNAAKSNRQKSLDSDLSDGPVTAQEYMQVKNALVASEVKIQQLMKVNINLSDELRIMQKKLQTLQSENTTLRRQATTNIYQVQSGSEYPDPSSNSSLKRRPSARGSRPMSMYETGSGQKPYLPMGEVTYPEENITRLQPFPPHIGRSAFVTSSSSLPSFPSTLSWSRDESTRRASKLEKQSSVSESDYDNPTTPVELEEPGSGRKGRQRSVVWQGEGSIPEDTDSAPSTSLPSTEDVIRKTEQITKNIQELLRAAQENKHDSYIPCSERIHVAVTEMAALFPKKPKSELVRTSLRLLTSSAYRLQSECRKALPAEPSPAPDIQLVTQQVIQCAYDIAKAAKQLVTITTKENNN from the exons ATgcgcggggccggcccggggctggcggggccCGTTaccggccccgctgccgccgctgccgccggtCCCGCGATGGCGAAGCGCCTGAGGAGCAGCGAGGTCTGCGCCGACTGCAGCGCTCAGG ATCCTTGCTGGGCATCCATAAACAGGGGGATCCTGATCTGTGACGAGTGCTGCAGTGTGCACAGGAGCCTGGGCCGTCACATCTCCCAAGTGAGGCATCTCAAACACACCCCGTGGCCTCCAACACTGCTGCAG ATGGTGGAAACGCTGTACAACAATGGTGCTAATTCCATCTGGGAACACTCCCTGCTGGACCCTGCCTCCGTGATGAGCGGGCGGCGCAAGGCCAGCCCGCAGGATAAAGTGCA TCCCAACAAAGCAGAGTTCATCAGAGCTAAATATCAAATGTTAGCATTTGTGCATCGCCTGCCGTGCCGGGAGGACGACAGTGTCACTGCCAAGGATCTCAGCAAG cAACTCCATTCCAGTGTGAGGACAGGGAATCTGGAGACCTGTTTGCGACTGCTCTCCTTAGGAGCTCAAGCCAACTTCTTTCATCCT gagaaaggaaacacCCCGCTCCACGTTGCTGCAAAGGCAGGACAGACTTTGCAAGCAGAACTGTTGGCAGTTTATGGTGCTGATCCTGGCACACAAGATTCCAATGGGAAAACTCCAGTTGACTATGCAAG GCAAGGGGGGCACCACGAGCTGGCAGAGCGGCTGGTGGAGATCCAGTACGAGCTCACAGACAGGTTGGCTTTCTACCTCTGTGGCAGGAAACCAG AGCACAAAAATGGGCAGCACTTTGTTATACCTCAGATGGCAGACAG TCTGGATGTATCAGAACTGGCAAAAGCAGCCAAGAAGAAGCTTCAGTCT CTAAGCAACCACTTATTTGAAGAACTTGCCATGGATGTGTATGATGAAGTTGACAGAAGGGAAACAGATGCAG TTTGGCTTGCTACTCAGAACCACAGTACACTCGTGACAGAGACCACAGTGgtcccttttcttcctgtaaatCCTGAGTATTCTTCAACCAGGAATCAG GGAAGGCAGAAACTGGCTCGATTTAATGCCCACGAGTTTGCTACTCTGGTTATAGACATTTTAAGTGATGCCAAACGAAGACAACAGGGGAATTCTCTCACTGGTTCTAAAG AGAATGTGGAGCTGATACTCAAATCCATCAGCAATCAGCACAGCAGTGAAAGTCAGGACAATGACCAGCCTGATTACGACAGTGTTGCTTCAGATGAAGATATAGATCTGGAAACAAATGCAGCTAAATCAAACAGGCAGAAG AGCTTGGATTCAGACTTGTCAGATGGACCAGTGACAGCCCAGGAATATATGCAGGTTAAAAATGCCTTGGTGGCTTCTGAGGTGAAGATTCAGCAGTTAATGAAAGTGAACATCAACCTGAGTGATGAGCTAAGGATTATGCAGAAAAAG ctccAAACGCTACAGAGTGAAAATACCACCCTCAGAAGACAGGCCACAACCAATATCTATCAGGTGCAAAGTGGTTCTGAGTACCCAGACCCCAGCAGCAATTCCTCCCTAAAGCGGCGCCCGTCGGCCCGGGGCAGCAGGCCCATGTCCATGTACGAGACTGGCTCAGGGCAGAAGCCCTACCTGCCCATGGGGGAGGTCACCTACCCAGAAGAAAACATCACCAGgctgcagcccttccctccACAC ATCGGGAGGAGTGCGTTTGTGACCTCCTCTTCATCTCtaccttccttcccctccacgCTTTCCTGGTCGAGGGATGAGAGCACACGAAGG GCCTCGAAGCTggagaagcagagcagtgtgTCTGAGAGCGACTATGACAACCCCACCACCCctgtggagctggaggagccgGG GTCGGGCAGGAAGGGGCGGCAGCGCAGTGTCGTTTGGCAGGGTGAAGGGTCCATCCCTGAAGACACAGACTCAGCCCCCAGCACCAGTTTGCCCAGTACAGAAGATGTGATTCGGAAAACTGAGCAGATCACCAAGAacatccaggagctgctgcgAGCGGCACAAGAGAACAAACATGACAG TTATATACCGTGCTCCGAGAGAATACATGTGGCAGTGACAGAAATGGCAGCCTTGTTCCCAAAA aagCCCAAGTCAGAGCTGGTGAGGACTTCCCTGCGCCTGCTGACATCCAGTGCCTACAGACTGCAGTCAGAGTGCAGGAAAGCGCTGCCCGCGGAGCCCAGCCCCGCGCCCGACATCCAGCTGGTGACACAGCAGGTCATCCAGTGCGCCTACGACATCGCCAAGGCTGCCAAGCAGCTGGTCACCATCACAACCAAAGAGAACAACAACTGA